The following DNA comes from Carassius auratus strain Wakin chromosome 46, ASM336829v1, whole genome shotgun sequence.
CTCCTTCAGATCTGTCATCCAGTGGGCAGAGATGTCGATGCCACCAGCCAGAGCACCTGAAATCAAACAGAACAGCCCATGCTATAAAACGCCAGATGGTATTTAATAGGAAATTCAAAAGCTATTTTTAATTTGCTCTATAATCATTCCTAATGATACTTAAGCTTTAATATTATAGAAACAAACCAACCTGACATCAGTCCAACGAGCAGCATGAGAAGCCAGCCAGAGAAGGCATCGCTGATACTCTTCATCAGAGCCAAGGCTGACTCTTTACTCTTGGTAGCAATCTAACATGAAGAGAAATGGAAGACCACAAATGAACACGAGTGAACTGCACCGCATGCATGATTCATTTCTTTCTGAGCATAGAAGATGTTTCGATTGTACAGTCACCTCTCGGTGCCGATCCCGGTCCTTAGATTTCTCTCGGACCCAGTCGATGGTGTTGAAGTCTTCATATGTGCCGACCCCAGGCACTGGCTCATCTAGCAGATCCATCAGTTTAGGAACCCCATTGGGCCCATCTTCAGCTCCATATGAACCCCCTGCACAGATGCAGGTCAAAAGTACAAAACAAATAACCAGATGTTTATTTATACCAGATGCAGTTAAAGGCCTCAGGTGGTATAACAAATGATCACAAGAGCCCTTTTTTCCACCGATAGGATGTTTCAACCAATCTGGTACCGTTTCAACCAAAAAGGGCAGAAGGCCAGAAATTTGACCTAGTCCTTTAAAGGGTTTACTCCACAGCAAAATGAACATTTcgccattaatcacttacccccatgttattccaaacctgtaaaagattTGTTCGTCTTcgcaacacaatttaagatattttggatgaaaaccatgAGGCTTGTGACTGTTACATTGACTGCAAAGTAAATTAGACtctcaaagtccagaaaagtatgaaagacattgtcagaatggtcccatctgccatcagtggttcaactgtaaagttatgaagcgacgagaataatTTAAGTACACAGAACAGGTGTGGAGTTTTCCCTATAAACTTGCTTTTCTTGAACCACTAATGTCCAAAGGCAAAGGGTGAgataacatcatcatcatcaaaaaaaaaaaaaatcaacaagcaAAATTCAGAAGACCGaagtcagtcttttttttttcgatGATTGAACGAACGATTTTTTGCGATCAAATTTTACCTCTGACGAAATTCTGGCAGTGTCAGACGTTTTGGAGCAACAGTCCCCGCAGTGTGAACATCTTTGTCTCCGTTTTAAAGACAAGCCATGATCAAAAATGAACGCTGGGTTATTAGTATTGTTAAGAGGATCCATACCACAAGGTAGAAACCCCTGATAACACAGCAGCTTCAGAAGTCATTGATCGTAGAGGGACAAAGCAAGAATATTAGCACATTCTTTAACAGTGCCTTTAAATTGTTATATAGCAATTTAAACAACCTGTGTGTCAAAAcatgatatataaatattgtacGCTCAGGTATCCGAGGCCACAGGCATACGGGGCAAAGCCCTGACTAAACAGCACAGCCAGGAAGGAGAACAGCAAAGAAAAAGCCCCAGCACCATACTCAGTAATATCATGATGTTAGGCGAAGGAACCGTCATTAGTACCAACAATGAGCTCTGCCCAGCTTTTCCAGTTAGGGCATTTGTCTCTCTCCTGGAAGGTCGTCTCATTGGAGTTCCAGCAGCAGTGCTCGTGATTAAACCAGAAGCCGTTCAGACACACTCCCTCCTTCAGATCTGTCATCCAGTGGGCAGAGATGTCGATGCCACCAGCCAGAGCACCTGAAATCAAACAGAACAGCCCATGCTATAAAACGCCAGATGGTATTTAATAGGAAATTCAAAAGCTATTTTTAATTTGCTCTATAATCATTCCTAATGATACTTAAGCTTTAATATTATAGAAACAAACCAACCTGACATCAGTCCAACGAGCAGCATGAGAAGCCAGCCAGAGAAGGCATCGCTGATACTCTTCATCAGAGCCAAGGCTGACTCTTTACTCTTGGTAGCAATCTAACATGAAGAGAAATGGAAGACCACAAATGAACACGAGTGAACTGCACCGCATGCATGATTCATTTCTTTCTGAGCATAGAAGATGTTTCGATTGTACAGTCACCTCTCGGTGCCGATCCCGGTCCTTAGATTTCTCTCGGACCCAGTCGATGGTGTTGAAGTCTTCATATGTGCCGACCCCAGGCACTGGCTCATCTAGCAGATCCATCAGTTTAGGAACCCCATTGGGCCCATCTTCAGCTCCATATGAACCCCCTGCACAGATGCAGGTCAAAAGTACAAAACAAATAACCAGATGTTATTTATACCAGATGCAGTTAAAGGCCTCAGGTGGTATAACAAAATGATCACAAGAGCCCTTTTTCCACCGATAGGATGTTTCAACCAATCTGGTACCGTTTCAACCAAAAAGGGCAGAAGGCCAGAAATTTGACCTAGtcctttaaagggttactccacagCAAAATGAACATTTcgccattaatcacttacccccatgttattccaaacctgtaaaagattTGTTCGTCTTcgcaacacaatttaagatattttggatgaaaaccatgAGGCTTGTGACTGTTACATTGACTGCAAAGTAAATTAGACtctcaaagtccagaaaagtatgaaagacattgtcagaatggtccatctgccatcagtggttcaactgtaaagttatgaagcgacgagaataatTTAAGTACACAGAACAGGTGTGGAGTTTCCCTATAAACTTGCTTTTCTTGAACCACTAATGTCCAAAGGCAAAGGGTGAgataacatcatcatcatcaaaaaaaaaaaaaatcaacaagcaAAATTCAGAAGACCGaagtcagtcttttttttttttcgatgatTGAACGAACGATTTTTTGCGATCAAATTTTACCTCTGACGAAATTCTGGCAGTGTCAGACGTTTTGGAGCAACAGTCCCGCAGTGTGAACATCTTTGTCTCCGTTTTTAAAGACAAGCCATGATCAAAATGAACGCTGGAGTTTTCATTATGGTGAGTGTCCACTGGAACGgattatgtaataatatttagaagTTAATATTTCGTAACATTATGTTACATTATGtgcaataactgttttctattttaatatatttatgataaatagaaagttcaaaagaacagcatttatttgaaactataaatgtctttactgatcaattataaatgtattttttatttaaagtgcacCTACCACGCCattttaaggttcctaatattgttttgggtgtctcctacaataggttttcatgcatgcaaggtcaaaaaaacgcttttgttttctcaaaaatatgccattaaatATCACCTAATTTTCCAACAATTCTCAAATAATTCATCTGAAGCAGTtctaagattcagtctctcttaaacccctcctttccgtcagcctactctgctctgattggtcagatggcctagtttgttgtgattggtctaccacATACGGCGTGTATGGGAAACGTTAAACCTATGCCATAGTTCTGTATTTGTCCGTAAGTTGCAGCTGGCTAATGTAGAACATAGGTGGGCATTGTGCAAACCCAGGAAAGTGTAGCTGACACAGAAGTGGGATTCAAATTACTGATGACTCGTTTAGACTGTGCAGattgtttacattcacatacagcgaCATGAGCATGAACACTGCATGATAGGCAATACTAGAAAtagcataataggggcactttgaaaaaaattcttacagacttttgaacagttgctgcagtcatatttatttgaattaattatttttattactattaaatatataacaacattaaatatcaaataagaaggattatatattacatttcaatGCTTCATATATACTTCTTATGGGCTTTTAGTGGAAAGGGGATAAAGGATGTCATGTCACGTTTTTGGTAGTGCACATTCCTGTTCCAGTGTTCACAGTTCTTCATAGAAAGATTTTAGTAGTACCAAGAACAGGAAATACattacactacaaaaaaaaaaaaaaaaaaacagcaataaaactAGCTATGCTTAATGATTATCCAgcttaattatatattattaactgCGCCATACAGTATTCATAATGATTCTAAGTATACAACACAAAAGTTGTTTATGAAAAAATGatcaaaaaatgtttgtatttaagCAAAAAATAACCCATATTCTCTGTGGAAGTACCAAATCACACCCAACAAAACACCCAACAAAGCAACTGATATCAAACACCGAGGAAGTTCAAGGGAAACAGATGGATGTGAAAACCTGAAACCACTCAAAATATGAAACTAGCTACAAAAGAAATAACTAGAGGGGAGACTTTGATCTCACTGATAAAAGGATTTCTGTTGGGGGGTGGCAAATACCAAAGTTATGACCTCAGCGAATTCTCACAACTATTTTCTCACGGACACACAACCCCCTGAGACCTATACATTACACATTTGCCCCTGATATCATATGATGAGAGAAAGGAAGAAACGAATGGGAATCTTgtgaatgataataaaaatatggAAAAGAACACAATTGAATAAGGATAAAACTTGGTGGCAGCTACTCTGGGGAAATAATATGACTTATATTGTCACCTCTCCTCACCATTGGGGACGATTTTTTCCACTGCCTTTGTCTCATCTCACTATAAATGCAGATCTGGCACTCACCTGAGCCATAGTCCCGGTCCAGAGGAGGCACGTCATCAGTGCTGGAGAAGTCCAGTGTTGCTCCTGTGATCTCCACCATGTCCTCATCGCTAGTTCCACTCTGCTGGCTGTTGAAGCTCTCACTGCAATAGCCCGTGTTGTCCATTTATCCTCCAGAATGTGGAGGACATGGAAAAGTCCTTAGACCTGAGCACAAGAGACTCCATTTGAGTTAAAGCTTGAAAGCATCCGCCCAACTATTAATGTTTACCATGCACTTCTAGATTAAATAGTAGCCTAGCTATGATTTACACCATGGCTTTTTAATGGCATATATTATGATTCTGGATTACAAATAACATAAAGCAGATAAACTCTAAATTTAATAGTAAGAATTTAATATGAACAGCAGAGATGATCAGATCATCACTATGAACGAACTTTAGAGTTCCAACTGTAATATATACGATTAaaggtttatcttttttttatcattggtTTTAAAGATTTACAAATACAGCCAGAGcaaaattgtgaaaattattgtaaaaataataataaacaaaataaataaaattaaataaaatgtttataaagtatttatagctcttttttttatttgcctttaaagttaaaacaacaaaaacgtaTTTCTTCcccaatatttacatttgtgtgtaCTATATTTAGCTAATAAACGTAGCAGCTTTGATTAAAGGTTTACCAAAGCTAACAAATGACATCAGCAAACTTAAGAAGTGGGTCATCATTATAGCTTAGCCAATTAACCTGCAAAATATATGAACTAACGTTATATATTTGACTGCGACAAATAGCGTAGAAAAAAGCGCTGACAGCACACTTCCTTATCTGCTTCAAGCTGTCAGCAATGAGGAACTATTGTGACAAATTCACAAAAATACTAATGGAGCTGGTTAGCAGAATAGCTGAAAGGCTGCAAGCTAACCAGCTGTAATTTTCGTAAACTTGGAAGCCTTGGCTTAATGGCATCAAAAGGAACTGTTccaaaacatgtttataaagtCAACTTGTCGTACATTGACTGTACTTGGGTTAAAGTGAAACTACTAAACATTTACCTTGTTTGTTTCACTCAAGCGCCGATGTCAATGACGTAAAATCCCCGTTCGACATGAATAGCCGAGCGCCGATCCACAAGATCAGACTTCAGCAATCGATTAAGAATGTCTCTCACAGCTGGTTGGTTGTAACTTGtcatacacagtacacactgatctatattatagatcagtggtcataCCAGAGAAATAATAAACTGCTCATTAGCAACTCATCCTTTTACTCACAATTTATTGAAAAAAGTACTAACGCTactagttatattatattattatataatatatatatcgtGCCCTAAGCATTAAATAGGTCCACACAAGCGATCAATGAGTGGCTCAATGTTGCCATCTATAGGTGACAATGGAAACAGACTGAGCCTACAGTGATTCCGCAGCGTGATTATATTTGTTACCAAAATTACATGCTGCTGAACTTTACGGACTTTGTGTTGTCCTGAACCTAATGGACTTTGTGTTGTCAAGAACTGTATGGACTTTGTGTTGTCCTGAACCATATGGACTTTGTTTTATCTCTTTAAACGGCATCAAGACTtctattccaaagaaaaaaaacatgaaaccgTGAGTGTACATCACAAATAATTGATAGTCCACagattttcaaaacaaatatttaaataaaatgtgggACTGGATCACAGTGTTCTGTCATTTGGAGCACATACTGAACCTTCACCGTTCACCTGTGTGAGGTCGTTCAGCATGATGCCTTACAGAGTTCTTAAAATCACTACCTTCATTTAgagttaaatattaaatgtagcctatgtgaatgtttaaaatgtaatctgaTTCATTCCTATTACTGGTCCCCACTTCTTGTAAATTTCCCACCATTAAGTTAATTAATGGTCTTGCGTTGTTAcaaataaaaactgcataaaaaacTTAATGCATGACAAGACCAAGACAAGATCTCATAGTATCTGTTACATTATTCCGCCTGTGCCATGTTTTATATTCAtatgttaattatattaattgtattcaTACTTGGGATGACTGATGCAATTGCGTGCAATATTCTTGGTATGATCAGGCCATGTTTTATCTGTGTGAACTTAATGACTTATTGATTTTGAGAGACAAGAACATACTTTTTtcattaaagttatttaaaaattctgaaaaaaagaatttGTTTATACAAAAACAGTCTAAACATGATGtaaatgtaggctactgtaaATGTCTCAAACATTTTTTGCAGCACTTCTGAAATCTTTTTTTACTCCCATCGATCCCAGAAGCTAGACAACTAGACATTAATGCCAGTTTAAGCTTACGTAAACTCTCAAATATTTACCAAACGCACTATTTTTATCTTGGCCATGGCCTTGAGCAGAGTAAGAGAGCAGAAGAGACGGATCGACAGAGGGTGGGGAGGTAAGATCAGTGCTGGAGGGTCATAAATACACATGGTCTTTGCAAAGCTCAAGTAATCTTCTGGACACACTGACATACTGGAGTTTTGTGGGAAATTACATTGCCAAAATGCATCTTCATCACTTTAACCTGCCTACATTCGGATATTGCACATTCATTTTGCTAATGCTGATGTACCAGGTAAGTTTAAACCTCTTTCCAACAACTATTTTTCACCCACAGGTATCAAGAACATGTCATACCGggttaattattttgtaaaaaaccCACTTTACAGTAAGCtttcaattgttaacattagttgcaTTAATTTACCTTAACTAACCCTGAACAATACTAGCGGATGCTAATTTCAACACATTTCTTAAAATCAAAATAGTTAACGCACTGTGAGGTATAGCACGAtcaatgaacaactgtatttttaaGAGCTAACAAttcaaaaagattaataaattataaaaaaatacactgcTAACAGTTAATGTtcgctaatgcattaactaatattaacaaatgcGACCTTATATTAAAGTGTTACCCCATTAAtcaagtttttaataataataatagttattatatttaaatttttattttagtattattgatatTACATATGTTAGCagtatgcataataataataataataataattaattaattattacattatattattattatatttaaaattatattttattattactaatattgcATATGTTAGCAGTGTGcataatagtaattaattaattattacattattattattacattattattattattattattattaataataataataataataataatattacatatgtTAGCAGTGtgcataatagtaataataataattaattaattattacattattattattaatattacacatGTTAGCAGTATGCATATGTTCACTGCTGACTGAGTGCTGTATGTTACTGTAGGTATCTACCGTGCCAGTAGTGACTCCTGAGGTGCGATCAGATCTTCAGTCATCACATATACTTCATCGCAAGATCCGAATGTCCCCTCTGTGGCGAATCATGGGGTTCAAACCATATGGAGCCTACTGCCATGACAACATAGAGTGTATTACAGGTTTCTGCAGGTAAGTCACCGCTGTCATCATTTCCTTTCATTTGAAGTCCCAAACCTGCCCTGAATCTGAAAACTGATTATATTTTCTACCCCCAGGAACGGTCACTGTTCGTTTAATGAGCCTGTTCATTCTTAGTGGATTGGAAGCCTGAAAAATAGTAATTTATGAGTCAACCTAAtcaacatatatatgtatatataaaatggcCATATGTTTCAAGCACTTTAATTTCTGAACTGTATATAGCACAGTATGTGTAGAGTATGTGGCCAAATCTGACTTGAAAAGTTACATTACAGTGTGTACGTTTAATGTtcaagccatttaaaaaaaacttgttgtTTATTAACAATGATGTTAAACCTGACTCTTGGGGTTTATATTTGACTTGTGCTTATCAATACACAATTAACAAAACTGTAAGTGCATTGTAAATATACTTAACAGGCTTTATTAATCTGTATGaactttttttataatcttttaatttgtttaatgcatCATTAAGAATCACAGTGCCGTAAAAGTGCATTTGTTACTGTTTAGAATGTGGACTTGCTGGAGTTACTGaggctaacatttttattttaggatttatatatgtatgaaataattatattcatGTGATATTTGATATAAAGTACTGTATTTAGCCATGAGGGCATACAGAAGGCCTCAGCAGTGTTAATTAAGATATAGGCACAGGGCCAGTAATTGATTGTAATTGACAGCAGCACATATCTTTCTCAGGATATTCCATGTTCTGAGAGACCCAGTTCTAATGGCAAAGGGCCCTGAAGTAGCTCAGTATCCACATGTTAGTGAGAGGAGTATTTGCACAAGAATGTACTGTAACAGACTGATGTCATTGTACTTGAACGACCTCCAAATGAACCCAGATTGCATGTTCCTTTTCTGACACTAGAGCAAAGTTTAAGTTAATCAAATAAACCACTAACAGGTTCATTATTTCAAGTTACAATTCTTATTTGTGATCCGGTATCCATTTCTGAAATGTTCATcctcaaatatgcatttttttcgaAGCCTTAgcacagtttcttttttttttatttacactatttataaaatgttatattataaacaaaaatgtcCACGATAAAAACATATGATTTTACAGTTAACATAATGTATTATCACAGATAGTATGCTGATAATTAGTTCACCATGTAGTTTTTTACATGGCCAGTAGGTGTTAACAAGTGACTGTGTCTGTTTAATCATTAAATAGTTCAAACAAACACCAATTCAAACATCATTGTTGTGTATTGCACTGAGATGACCAATGGTGGATTCCACTAGACTCCTCTTCATCAAAAACAGACTGCATGTCAGTAGCATCTAAATAGTAGTTGCTCATTATAACTTCTTGGTTATTGAAGTATTGTATAGATATCAGACTAACAATCATGTTGTTGGCTAAATAGACTGATTCATTTTGTAAGTAACAAGCATGTTGAATCGTTGGGACAATATACAGATATGGCATCtcgttaatttaaaaaatgtattctatttTACTTCATATGAATGATTTTGATGGAAACTGCACCTGTTAATACAAGACAGGGTGCGCCTCAACAGCAGTTACATCGTCTGATGTAATAGAATACCACTGAACAACCTGTCCTTAAGGCTTTGACATTTGCCTGCCTCACATGTACGGTATTTGATACTTGCCCACCAGCAGCTAAGCCAAGTCCACACTGCTAGTGAGATAGAACCATAGCAGCATTTACGAAACAAGCAAAATGAGAAGCCGCAGTAATTCCGGAGTGAAACTGGACAACTATGCCAGAATGTTGCAACAGACAATCCTCTGTCACCAGGTGAGCCTGAATCATCTCACTTTCACCGATTATAAGGGAACAGccagtacaaaaataaacattacagacataaacacacatattctTGCTGTGTTGACATCTATTGATTAACAAATCAATAGATTAGTCTTGTGAAAAGAAGTAGGcttacactttagcatacttttaagAATGCAAATAATACACTTAAAGTTAAAACTggatgtaatgttttcagacatttaatgacatatttttgcgattaaattaaaatgtaatatggttATTAATTATAGTTATTAATTAAACGGAATTAGTTGAATTTAATactgctttttacattttaatatgtacgTTTATAATTATGATATCTTTGAAATGAGTGATTAAAAGTGTACTGCTGAATATACTGACAAACATTTATggcaaactaaaatatacttcagTGTAATTGTAATTAAgcttgtacatttaaaatatattaactttaaatgtaatactgaGTAACACACTACAGTGTGCTTTAGTATTTAGAAGTGTACTTCCTCAAAGCAtgtcaaaagattattaaaatcaTACTTATAATTCAGTTTAAGtgcacttaaagggacagtacactataacatttgatcatttacacacccttgtgtcattccaaacctgtactcTTCTATTTCCTCTGTTGaacacaatagaagatattttgaaggatgttgataaccaaacagttgatttccattgtattttcgtccatacaatggaagtcaatgggagcTGAAACAGTTTAGtaaccagcattcttcaaaatatctccttttgtgttccactgtaGAAACTCTTACAGGTGTGACAAtgatgatgacagtattttcatattgggggagggtgggggggggggggctgtccTTTTAACGTGTTATTAAAAATAGTCATGAAAGTATACTTCTTccttgtatttcagtaataatcaGTTACCTgcaagtacatttaaaaatattttaaagatttgaagtacactacaagtgaacattcaatacaattaaacaCAGCCCTTTTTCACAAGGGAGTTGTGAGTTGAGAATACCATTTGAGAATATTTTATGGAATTAATTATTTGAAGAATTTTATCATGCATTATTTAATGCAACAAGGTTGTGTTAATGTACAATTACgaatttaaaaagttattttaaaaagtttaatttaggtaaaaatttaatttcaaagtgtcATATGCTTTAAATGTCACATGCCAGGCCATTGGTGTCACTTTAAATGGTCACATATACTAAATATAGTTGATTTGAGTATGGCAGACCCTCAGGATGGTGAGGTATATATGTTTCCTTATGATATTTTGCAGGATCCGGTGACAGGGTTGCTCCTAGGAGATGAGACGTCACTTCACGCCTGGGTTAGAGACAATGTGTACAGCATCCTGTCTGTGTGGGCTCTGAGTCTGGCCTACAGGAAGAATGCAGACAGAGATGAAGACAAAGCCAAAGCCTATGAACTGGAGCAGGTTGGTTCATGCATAGTGAGATCAGCTGCAAACAAAACCATGCAATTTTGTCAAAGGGCATCAGAGGCCATGTCTGCTCATGTCCCAGACATTTCATATTTTCTGCTCATTAGTGTTTGTGTCTGGGAGACCATGGAAAATGTCAGAGGGCAAATCATTTGACTCGTGTTTCTTTCATGGTCATAGCAGATGGAGAGGATAAGGTCACGGCCAAAGCTcactgctctctttctctctctcttgttctctgtCTCTTCTCATCCTGTAGAGTGTGGTCAAACTCATGCGAGGACTACTGCAGTGTATGATGAGACAGGTAGAGATAAACCGCATACCATATGTTCAGGGAGGATGTTGCATATGAACCAGCCAGAAACTTTTTGTATAATAACTGAGCCTGTGTTTATTTGTCAGCTTGATAAGGTGGAGAAGTTCAAGTACAGCAAAAACACCAAAGATTGCCTTCATGCGAAGTACCATACAGGAACTTGTGCGACTGTAGTTGGTGATCAGGAGTGGGGACATCTACAGGTGGACGCTACCTCCATCTTCCTGCTCTTTCTGGCCCAAATGACAGCATCAGGTTGAACTGAACTTTTAAAGTAAAGTAACACTAGTGTTTGCAGCACGCAATGGATTCAGAGTGCATTAATTGAATAAAGTGTCTCTGAACCATGTTCTTGTGTGGATTAGGGCTGAAA
Coding sequences within:
- the si:dkey-22f5.9 gene encoding liver-expressed antimicrobial peptide 2, which produces MHLHHFNLPTFGYCTFILLMLMYQVSTVPVVTPEVRSDLQSSHILHRKIRMSPLWRIMGFKPYGAYCHDNIECITGFCRNGHCSFNEPVHS